In one Nicotiana sylvestris chromosome 8, ASM39365v2, whole genome shotgun sequence genomic region, the following are encoded:
- the LOC138876365 gene encoding uncharacterized protein has product MLTIFTFDVYALIDPGSTLSYVTPYIAKKFGIEPEKLCEPFGVSTPVGESVIARCIYRGCPVKVHHRLTVADLIELEMLDFDVIMGMDWLESCYAKVGCRTKIVSFEFPGEPVLEWKGDVVAPGGRFISYLKARKIISKGYIYHLVRVKDADALIPTLQSVPIVNEFPEVFPKDLPGIPLDREIDFRIDLFPGTKPISIPPYRMAPAELK; this is encoded by the coding sequence ATGCTAACAATATTCACTTTTGATGTCTATGCTCTTATAGATCCGGGATCCACCCTATCTTATGTAACCCCATATATTGCAAAGAaatttgggatagaaccagaAAAGTTGTGTGAACCCTTTGGAGTGTCCACTCCAGTTGGAGAATCAGTTATAGCAAGGTGTATCTATAGGGGATGTCCAGTCAAAGTGCATCATCGTCTTACTGTAGCAGACTTAATAGAATTGGAGATGTTAGACTTCGATGTGAtcatgggcatggattggttagagTCATGTTATGCCAAAGTGGGTTGTAGAACCAAAATAGTAAGTTTTGAATTTCCCGGTGAACCAGTCTTAGAATGGAAGGGTGATGTAGTAGCACCTgggggtaggtttatttcctatcttaaagcTAGAAAGATAATCTCCAAAGGATATATCTATCACCTGGTTCGAGTTAAGGATGCAGATGCTCTGATCCCCACTCTCCAGTCGGTACCAATTGTAAATGAGTTTCCAGAAGTGTTTCCCAAAGATCTCCCTGGAATTCCTCTCGATAGAGAGATTGACTTTAGAATTGATCTATTTCCAGGAACTAAGCCAATATCtattccaccttacagaatggctCCAGCAGAGTTGAAATAG